A region of Catenibacterium mitsuokai DNA encodes the following proteins:
- a CDS encoding phosphatidylserine decarboxylase, producing MAIYKRNGEKLDYDQSQDLFLEKLYGSLAGRCLLKVLTQPVITELGGAFMNSSLSKGQIKSFVEKNNIDLNLYESQNYHSYNDFFTRTIKEGVRHIDEDESVLIAPCDSKLTVYPIADSLQLKIKNSFYTIEDLLMSPTLADEYRGGLCLVFRLTVDDYHHYHFIDDGTAEKDHFIKGIFHTVNPIASDYYPIYKTNSRSYTVLHTKHFGDVVQMEVGAMMVGKITNLHKQSFKRGEEKGYFEFGGSTVVLFIKKDVVEIDEDILSHSKNEDEVRVLMGERIGTLK from the coding sequence CTCAGGATTTATTCTTAGAGAAACTATACGGATCACTTGCAGGAAGATGCTTACTGAAAGTACTCACTCAGCCTGTTATTACAGAACTTGGTGGGGCTTTTATGAATTCTTCTTTATCTAAAGGACAAATCAAGTCTTTTGTAGAGAAGAATAATATCGATTTGAATCTCTATGAATCACAGAATTATCATTCTTACAATGATTTCTTTACACGTACTATTAAAGAGGGTGTAAGACATATTGACGAGGATGAAAGTGTATTGATTGCGCCTTGTGATAGTAAGTTGACTGTTTATCCTATTGCAGATTCATTACAGCTTAAAATCAAGAATTCATTTTATACAATTGAAGACTTATTAATGAGTCCTACACTTGCTGATGAGTATAGAGGTGGTCTATGTCTTGTATTTAGACTTACAGTAGATGATTATCATCACTATCATTTTATAGATGATGGGACTGCAGAAAAGGATCACTTTATTAAAGGTATATTTCATACAGTTAATCCGATTGCGAGCGATTATTATCCTATCTATAAAACAAATAGCCGTTCCTATACAGTTCTACATACAAAACATTTTGGTGATGTAGTACAGATGGAAGTAGGGGCTATGATGGTAGGTAAGATTACAAATCTTCATAAACAGTCATTTAAACGTGGTGAAGAAAAAGGCTATTTTGAATTTGGCGGCAGTACGGTTGTCTTATTCATTAAGAAGGATGTAGTAGAGATTGATGAAGATATTCTCAGTCACTCAAAAAATGAAGATGAAGTACGTGTTCTCATGGGAGAACGTATCGGTACACTAAAATAG